The DNA region ccccacccctcctcaaTGTAGTGGCCTTGGAGATCTCGTTTGTTAATAAAGACAATTCAACCAGCTCCCACCACTTCAGGCCCTAGGTTACTCTGTTTTCTGTCATCATCCTGGGTTCTAGCCAGGGCCCACCAGCATGGCTGGGATGAAGGGGGTGGGAATCTGCAATCCCTGAGCCTTAGTGGAGAGGGGGTGGATGGGCAGTGCTGGGCTAAGAGAACCTACAAGAAACAACTAAGGGACGGCCCAGGCATCCTCCGCCCTAAACCTGTGGACCTGGAGCTGAGACCGTTCGGTCCCTACCCACTCCAGCCTGGCCAGGCCACAGAGGTGCCTGGCTTCAGCCTCTCAATGTGCAAGTCTTGCAAACGGGTCTCTCCTGTTTAGCCTCTGAGAGGCTCACAGGGCTAGAGGATCACATGGGCCTGGGGCCCAAGAAAAACTGGGAGGTCAGGAAGACTGAAGTGAGAGTGGTTCTTGCTTTCTGGAGGGCTGACATGCAGGAGCCTGCCTGCACCATCTGCAGCTCTTTCTGATGCCAGCCAGGTGGCTTGacccacacatgtgcacacacatgacTTCTTGTGAAGTTGAATACAGATTTATCATTGGCAGTGGGAAAGGATAGTAATACAGCAGTGCTAGCAAGGTGTTTTTCAAATATCCTCCTGGAGATGGGTGGGAATTCTTGTCGGTGTGGCTGTGGCCTCAGGTCTACATACACGGCGGGTAAGGCAGCTGGGGCACTCGGTTGAAGTAGGCCCCGAGGAAGATGAGGCTGGAGCCCATGAGGAAGAGGACCAGAGCGGCCCAGAAGCAGATGTTGTCAAGGGCTTTCCCCATGCGCACCCAGTCGGACACCTcctggggaaggggtgggcaCAGGTTGAGTCCCTAAAAGCTGCAGGAGCCAGCTGTGCAGGAGTCAGAGATGGTGGAGGCCCCCCAGCGCCCCACCCCACCTGGGTGCTCCCGCCCCACCTCGCCAGCGGCCTCCTGGTCCCGCGTGCTCGAAGCCACGAAGTTCACGGCATCCACACAGCAGCGGATCTCGGGGGCGGCAGCGCCCAGGTTCTGGCACAGGGTAGCTGGTGGGGGCGACCCGGGGTGGGTGATCTAGAGCCTCGCCCTTGAAGGCGCCCCCCTTGGCCCACCCGGCCCAGTCCGCTCACCGTTCCAGGTTCCGTGCCGGTGCCTCTGCTGCTCAAACACGAGTTCGCTCCGCGGCTTTTTCAGTATCAGCTCCTCCGCGCGGAGCAGGAGGCCCAGGGATGACGCCCGCCTTGGGGGCGAGGCAGCCCGGGGGATCTCGGGGGGCGCGCCGGAGCCCAGGAGTTGGGGCAGCAGCTCCAGCAacacctggggtggggtgggtggggcggggcggggcggggcgaggtTAGCTTGAAGCCCCACCTCCTGCCCGGAGCCCACCCACCGGGTGCTTACGTGGCGCAGCCGCGGGGACATGGCGTGAGTGGTGGGCGTCCGCAATGACACGTTGAGCACGATGACGCAATTCATGACAATGAGTGTGGCAACCACCATGACGAAAATGAGGTACCTGAGGAGCCCAGAGTTCGTGATGTCACAGCCTCCCCGCTGTCCCTGAGCCACAGAGCTGCCACTGGTCCTCTGACCTCACAAACGCACCTCTCCGCACGCGTGGAGCTACTCCTCCTGGCGGGGCCAGACGGTCCGCCCCCCGGCCCGGTCTTTCTCCCCGCCCTCGCACGGCCAGTGGCAACCATGAAGGGGACCCCCAGTTCCCTGGAAACCCTGCTGTGGGTCTACCACTTCCACAGCTCCACGGAGGTGCGCCTACGCGGATACCCTTAAGGGCTGCACCTCGAGACGCTCTGGGAAGGTTTCCAGCGTCCCCTCGGTGACCTCTGCCCTATGTCCCCATGACACCACTGCCCCTGTGCCTTTCCAGGTGGCCCTCCAGCCCCCGCTTCTGTCTTCCCTGGAGCTCGTTGCGGCCGCAGCCCATGAATATCTGGAGCAGAGGTTCAGAGAACTGAAGTCCCTGGAGCCTCGAGAGCAGGAGAACACGCCTGCCGGGAAGCCCACCCTGGGGCTAGTGCTAAGAGAAGCCGCGGCCAGCGTAGTGAACTTCGGGGCCACTTTGTTAGAGGTGGGGCGCCGGGACGGGGGacggaggaggaggtgggggaagtgGATTGAGGAGCAGAGACCTCTGCATCCCCACCAACTTCTGTATCCCCACTACAGATCTCAGCCCTGTGGGTGCAGCAGGAGCTACGGCGACTAGACGGCGGCCCGGGTTCGGGGCCAGACGCTGGGGATCCGGGCGGAGCCCTGGTCCGTGTAGCCCAGGCCACGGGGCAGGGGGCTCTGCAAGTGGGGGCTGCAGCAGGCGCGAGCGCCCGGCTTCTGTTCCAGGGGGCCTGGCTATGCCTGTGTGGACGAGGTCTGCAGGGGTCCGCCTCATTCCTGCAACAGTGGCAACGCCAGCTGGACCTCGGAACCCCTGGGGAACCGGTGAGTTCAAGATGAGGGGAGAGTTGGGGGCCAGAGGCGTCCCGGCTGGGTGGTACTGAGCCGGCCCACCCCCAGCAGAGATACTCCGGAGACCTCAAGTTGGCGTCCAGCAGCACTGCAGAGGACGGGGGACCGAAGAACCCACCACGATCCCAGCCCCGCCCCACGTCCAAATAAAACCCAGGTGGGGACCTTACAGTTAAGGCTACTCGGAGTCCTTAGGTATTGGCCCTGCCCTCTCCATTGAGACCCCTGGCCCCGCCCCGTGCTCGTCTGGCCCCGCCCTTCACGCTAGCCACGCCCCGCGTAGGCCCCGCCGCGATCCTCTCCGCCCCTCACCTGCCCAACAGCGGCACGCTCAGAGATGTctctgggattttctgggcaatcAGGAACAAGAAGACGGTCTGGGCGAGCAGGACGTTGATGGAAACGGTGCATTTCTGGCCGCCGGCTGGAGGGAGAGCCTGGTGAGGACAGGCCCCGCCCCCCAGGAGGGGCCCGGGTTTGGGGTCTGGGCGACTCCCATACCCTGCGCGGGCAAGAAATAGGCGAGCAGCACCAGGCCCGAGATGAGCACGCAGGGCACGATGATGTTAATAACGTAGAATAGCGGCTTCCGGCGAATAATGAGCGAGTAGATGACGTCAGTTTCCCCTGGGCCACCCGCAGAGTCACCGTCGTAGCGGCGGATCACCCCGGGGCAGAAGTCGATGGCCCACTCGCCGTTCTCTGCAGGACGGGAGAGGCGCGGTCAGCCGGCTCTCGGGAAATGTGGCGCCCTGCTCTGCTCTCGGTCCCCATATCTGACGGTGGGGGGCCTGCAACTCCAGGCGAGGAGAGAATGAAAGCCATCTGGGCCAGGGCAGGTGGGGCAGGTGGGCTGGTAATTGGGTCAGAAAAGGGCGTTCCCAGGGAGCTTACAGAACCACCACAAGGGAGGAAGGAGTACGAGGCCGACAATCAAGAATGATTTCAGGGAAGGCTCAAGTTAAAGCAGGGCTGTCAAAGTCAGTCCCAGCATCGAGGGCCCAGGACAACCCCACTGTGCAAGTCCCCTCTCGGGACCCGTCTAGAAGCGGGTTTTTCGGAGCAGAAGGGGGACCTAACCAGTATAGGCCTCAGTGTCGATATCAATCTTGCTGATGGTCTCGCCCTCGTCGTCCACCGCAAAGACAAACTCCACCTCTTCGGCATTGTACGTCTGGGAGCTGCGGAGCCAGGATCCGGACCCCGACCCAGAGGCTGGGACCCGGGCCTCAGGCCCCGCCCTGGAAGCTGGGTTCTGGCAGGGGAATTACGCTCCTCCCGATTACCCAGACCCCGCCTCCAAGCCTGGGTTTCCACCCCTACTTCTCACCCACTAGAGCGCGCTATTGCCTTCGAATGCCTAGCCCCACCTCCAGCACAAAGCCCCGCCCCGGATTAGAGGTCTCCCCGCCCCCGCACACCTGGCCCCACCCCTTAATCCCTCAATTGTCCGGGCCTTCGAACTAGCCTTCCCACCGGAAAACAAGCGAGCAGTTCTGCCAGTCGAAAGGGAAGTAGGTGACCTCCACGGCGCAGGTGCTGCGGTAGATGGCCGGGGGCAACCAGCTCACGTATCCGCCCTCGGAGACCAGCACATTGGCCTCGTAGGCCACCCCGAACTGGCCGTCGATACTGTGGGCTCCAGGAAACCGAGAGTTGGCCCAGATCTGCGGCTCCCTCGCCCCCCAAGCAACACCCCTGCCCCAACCAGGTCCAGCCTaacccccacccctcctcagACCTCGGCTTCGCTCCAGTCTGGCCCGGTCCTCACTTGTTTTCCAGCACAATCTCTGGCAACCATACGAGTTCTGAAGGGACCCGCAGGGTTTCTACGCCCCCAAAGTCGCCCTTGCTGTAGTTGAGTCGGTAATCTTGCCAGTCctaggggcgggggaggggacggAAGGACATGTGCCCCGCTGCCTGTGAGGCGTTTGGGAGAAAAGGGTCCCCTAGACCAGATCTCTCACTGTTCCCCAGCCTCGACTCACGATTCCAATCCAGACGCTGGTGGTGAGGGTCTCCTCTTTCTCGTTCTGCGGGTGGGAGAT from Cervus canadensis isolate Bull #8, Minnesota chromosome 1, ASM1932006v1, whole genome shotgun sequence includes:
- the CHRNE gene encoding acetylcholine receptor subunit epsilon, with amino-acid sequence MAGALLCALLLLPLLGRGEGKNEELRLYHYLFDNYDPGRRPVQEPEDIVTISLKVTLTNLISLNEKEETLTTSVWIGIDWQDYRLNYSKGDFGGVETLRVPSELVWLPEIVLENNIDGQFGVAYEANVLVSEGGYVSWLPPAIYRSTCAVEVTYFPFDWQNCSLVFRSQTYNAEEVEFVFAVDDEGETISKIDIDTEAYTENGEWAIDFCPGVIRRYDGDSAGGPGETDVIYSLIIRRKPLFYVINIIVPCVLISGLVLLAYFLPAQAGGQKCTVSINVLLAQTVFLFLIAQKIPETSLSVPLLGRYLIFVMVVATLIVMNCVIVLNVSLRTPTTHAMSPRLRHVLLELLPQLLGSGAPPEIPRAASPPRRASSLGLLLRAEELILKKPRSELVFEQQRHRHGTWNATLCQNLGAAAPEIRCCVDAVNFVASSTRDQEAAGEEVSDWVRMGKALDNICFWAALVLFLMGSSLIFLGAYFNRVPQLPYPPCM
- the C1H17orf107 gene encoding uncharacterized protein C17orf107 homolog isoform X1, which produces MKGTPSSLETLLWVYHFHSSTEVALQPPLLSSLELVAAAAHEYLEQRFRELKSLEPREQENTPAGKPTLGLVLREAAASVVNFGATLLEISALWVQQELRRLDGGPGSGPDAGDPGGALVRVAQATGQGALQVGAAAGASARLLFQGAWLCLCGRGLQGSASFLQQWQRQLDLGTPGEPRYSGDLKLASSSTAEDGGPKNPPRSQPRPTSK
- the C1H17orf107 gene encoding uncharacterized protein C17orf107 homolog isoform X2; amino-acid sequence: MKGTPSSLETLLWVYHFHSSTEVALQPPLLSSLELVAAAAHEYLEQRFRELKSLEPREQENTPAGKPTLGLVLREAAASVVNFGATLLEISALWVQQELRRLDGGPGSGPDAGDPGGALVRVAQATGQGALQVGAAAGASARLLFQGAWLCLCGRGLQGSASFLQQWQRQLDLGTPGEPVSSR